AGGTTTCGGCGCCCTGCTCGGGCGTGAGCATGTTGCGGGTGACGAGCCAGCGCAGTGGCCCGGGCAGCACGCGCCAGATGTCGGAGGCAACCACGCCCGGGTGCAGCGCATAGGTCGTGACGCCGGTACCGGCCAGCCGGCGGCCCAGCTCGGCGCTGAACAACACGTTCGCCAGCTTGGACGCGGCGTACTCGACCAGCGCCGTTCGCGTGCGCGTGGGCCGGCGCACGGCGTCGAAGTCGATGCCGTGCGCACGGTAATGCGCCCGGCTCGCGACCGTGACGATGCGCGCCGGCGCCGAGGCTTCGAGCCGGTCGAGCAGCAGCGTGGTCAGCAGGAAGTGGCCGACATGGTTGGTGCCGAACGCGAGTTCGAATCCCGATGCCGTGAAGCCTCGCCGGCCGGCCAGGCCGGCGTTGTTGACCAACAGGTGCAGCGGCTGTCCGAGCGCGCGAAACGCCTCGGCGCAGCGCCGCACCGAGCCGAGGTCGCCCAGATCCAGCGGCAGCCATTCGCCTACGCCGCCGGCGGCGCGGATGTCGTCGAGTACGTCGCGCGTGCGCGCTTCGTCGCGGGTGGCGACGTAGACCCGGGCGCCACGGCGCGCCAGTTCGCGTGCAGTGACGCGGCCGATGCCGGTGTTTGCGCCGGTGATCAAAGCGACGCGGCCTTGCAGGGGTTTGTCCTTGCTCATGGCGGGAGGGTAACCGAGTCCGGGCAGAGGTCGATGCCTGGCTCGCTATTTGAGCCAGCGGCGGGTCACGATGAAGGGTATCGCCACCAACATGGCCCTGGCACTATGACCTCGTTCGCCGCCTGGATCGTTGACCTGCTCGACCATCTGCCGATCGGCAATCGATCGACGACACAGCCGACGCACGGCCCGGACGCCGTGATTCTGGCCGCGGTGAATCGCGCCAGAGCGATGCCGGGCAACCCGGTGATTCCGGCTTTCCGACGTAGATCTGTGCAGATGCAGCGTCAATGGCCGTTCCACGCAGCAGCCACCGACAGCGGCGCATGATGCCGCAGCGACCGCGTTTGCCGCGGGGCAGCAAACGCGCGCTGTAGCAGCTTCAGGAACGGGACACGCGACAGTGCGCGTCAAACGGCGGCGGGCGCGTCCAGCCGGTTCCATTCGATGCGTCGGTTGCGCCAATGTTCGGCAATGGTCTGGGCGAATTCGGCTCGGACGAGCTTGGCTCGTTGTTCGCACCAGTCAGCGCTTTCGCGGCGGACCACGAGGCCTTCGAGCGGGCCGTCCCGAAACC
The window above is part of the Pirellulales bacterium genome. Proteins encoded here:
- a CDS encoding SDR family NAD(P)-dependent oxidoreductase, which encodes MITGANTGIGRVTARELARRGARVYVATRDEARTRDVLDDIRAAGGVGEWLPLDLGDLGSVRRCAEAFRALGQPLHLLVNNAGLAGRRGFTASGFELAFGTNHVGHFLLTTLLLDRLEASAPARIVTVASRAHYRAHGIDFDAVRRPTRTRTALVEYAASKLANVLFSAELGRRLAGTGVTTYALHPGVVASDIWRVLPGPLRWLVTRNMLTPEQGAET